From one Macaca nemestrina isolate mMacNem1 chromosome 5, mMacNem.hap1, whole genome shotgun sequence genomic stretch:
- the LOC112423843 gene encoding LOW QUALITY PROTEIN: putative gap junction epsilon-1 protein (The sequence of the model RefSeq protein was modified relative to this genomic sequence to represent the inferred CDS: substituted 1 base at 1 genomic stop codon), producing MSLNYIKNFYEGCVKPPTVIGQFHTLFFXSIQMFFLGVLGFAVYGNEALHFSCDTDKREINLFCYNQFRPITPQVSFSVFWTLQLVIVLVPGAIFHLYAACKSINQECILQKPICTVIYILSVLLRISLEAIAFWLQIYLFGFQVKSLYLCDARFLGENMIVRCMVPEYFEKTIFLIALYTFTAITMVLCVAEIFEIIFRRLYFPFGQ from the exons ATGTCTCTAAATTACATCAAAAACTTCTATGAAGGATGT GTTAAACCTCCAACTGTGATTGGTCAATTCCACACCCTTTTCTTTTGATCAATCCAAATGTTCTTCCTCGGGGTGCTAGGCTTTGCAGTTTATGGGAATGAGGCCTTGCACTTCAGTTGCGATacagacaaaagagaaataaatctctTCTGTTACAATCAGTTCAGGCCAATCACTCCACAAGTAAGTTTTTCT GTGTTCTGGACATTACAACTAGTGATTGTCCTGGTTCCTGGAgctatttttcatctttatgcTGCATGTAAAAGCATCAATCAAGAATGCATTCTTCAAAAGCCTATTTGCACTGTAATTTATATACTCTCTGTTTTATTAAGAATTAGTCTAGAGGCAATAGCATTTTGGCTTCAGATTTACCTCTTTGGTTTCCAAGTAAAATCTCTTTACCTGTGTGATGCTAGATTTCTTGGGGAAAACATGATTGTAAGATGCATGGTTCCAGAATACTTTGAAAAAACCATTTTTCTCATTGCATTGTATACATTTACAGCAATTACAATGGTATTATGTGTTGCTGAGATTTTTGAGATCATATTTAGAAGATTATACTTTCCATTCGGACAATGA